A single genomic interval of Rhodanobacteraceae bacterium harbors:
- a CDS encoding phosphopentomutase translates to MRRAWLIVLDSLGIGALPDAERFGDVGADTLGHIAQWCARTMDQGGRGRPLTIPNLVRLGLAQAAALASGKALPGCEDQMPPQARWACARERSTGKDTISGHWEIAGVPVLFEWGYFRSPEQSFPAELLRALIDTGGIDGVLGNCHASGTEIIARLGAEHLRSGWPIVYTSADSVLQIAAHEERFGLERLYQLCAQARVLVDPYRIGRVIARPFSGSDAASFKRTPNRRDYAVPPIAPTLLDRLQQQEVEVTGVGKISDIFAGQGISRSIKAHGIEALMRASLQAFRAATKPTLVFTNLVDFDQEYGHRRDVAGYAAALEHFDTLLPDALDQLTDDDLVVLCADHGNDPTWPGSDHTREHIPVLAVSPALTPVGCGIRDSFADIGASVAEWFGLPPLPHGQSMLGDVACSG, encoded by the coding sequence ATGCGCCGTGCCTGGCTGATCGTGCTGGATTCCCTAGGGATCGGCGCCCTGCCCGATGCCGAGCGTTTTGGCGATGTCGGTGCCGATACCCTGGGACATATCGCCCAGTGGTGCGCGCGAACGATGGACCAGGGCGGGCGCGGGCGGCCTTTGACCATACCGAACCTGGTGCGGCTGGGCCTGGCTCAGGCAGCCGCACTGGCGAGCGGCAAGGCGCTGCCCGGATGCGAGGACCAGATGCCCCCGCAAGCCCGCTGGGCCTGCGCCCGCGAGCGCTCCACCGGCAAGGACACGATCTCCGGCCATTGGGAGATTGCCGGAGTCCCGGTGCTGTTCGAGTGGGGATACTTCCGTTCACCCGAGCAATCCTTCCCGGCCGAATTGCTGCGGGCCCTGATCGATACCGGCGGCATTGACGGGGTGCTAGGCAACTGCCATGCCTCCGGCACCGAGATCATCGCCCGCCTCGGTGCCGAGCACCTGCGCAGCGGTTGGCCTATCGTCTACACCTCGGCCGATTCGGTGTTGCAGATCGCCGCTCACGAGGAGCGATTCGGGCTGGAACGTTTGTACCAACTGTGCGCGCAGGCCCGGGTGCTGGTCGATCCCTACCGCATCGGACGGGTCATCGCCCGTCCCTTCAGCGGCAGCGACGCCGCCAGTTTCAAGCGCACACCCAATCGCCGCGACTATGCGGTACCGCCGATCGCGCCTACGCTGCTCGATCGATTGCAGCAACAGGAGGTCGAGGTCACAGGCGTCGGCAAGATCAGCGACATCTTCGCCGGCCAGGGCATCAGCCGCTCGATCAAGGCGCATGGCATCGAGGCGCTGATGCGGGCCTCGCTGCAGGCGTTTCGAGCCGCGACGAAACCGACACTGGTGTTCACCAATCTGGTCGATTTCGATCAGGAATACGGCCATCGCCGCGATGTCGCCGGCTATGCCGCCGCGCTCGAGCACTTTGACACGCTGCTGCCCGACGCGCTGGATCAACTGACCGACGACGATCTGGTCGTGCTCTGCGCCGATCACGGCAACGACCCGACCTGGCCCGGCAGTGATCACACCCGCGAACACATTCCCGTTCTGGCCGTCAGTCCGGCGCTCACGCCCGTCGGTTGCGGCATCCGTGACAGCTTTGCCGACATCGGCGCCAGTGTGGCCGAATGGTTCGGACTGCCGCCACTGCCGCATGGGCAATCGATGCTGGGCGATGTTGCCTGCAGTGGGTGA